The DNA window GAGTCAGCGCTTCCAAGAGCAGTATTCGCCTTGAAATAAAAATGGCACAAAATGCGAGAGGCGGCCCCATGGGGCCGCCTCTCGCATTATTCAAAAGACTATGACAACTCAGCGTAAATACCGAAAAAAATCATTTTCCGGACTCAAAATCAACCGCGTTCCGTCCTGAACGGACTTCTTGTATGCGTCCATGGTTCTGATGAATTCGTAAAATTCGGGATCTTGTTCCAGGGCCCGAGCATAAATGGCGGTCGCCTCGGCTTCGCCCTGACCGCGTTCCACCGATGCCTCGCGCCGGGCCTCGGCCAGCATCACCGCCCGCTCACGGTCGGCGGCGGTGGTGATCCGAGCCGCAGCCTCGCGTCCCTCGGAGCGGTACTGTTTGGCCTGGCGTTCCCGCTCTGCTTGCATGCGACCGTAAATCGCCATCTGATTTTCCTGGGGAAGATCCGTGCGCTTGATGCGGACATCGATAATCCGGATGCCATAATCCTTGAGCAGAACATTCGCCTTGGTCGTGACTTCGTCCATGATGGTGGAACGCTCGGTGGCCACGATCTCGGTCAAGAGGTACCGTCCCAAGGCCTCGCGAAGCTGGGAATAGACAATATCGTCTATACGCGACATTCCTCCCTGAATGTTCCGTACTGTACGATAAAACTGCAGCGGATTAACAATTTGCCACCGTGAATAATTATCCACGACCATGTTCTTTTTATCCTTGGTGATGATTTCCGCAGCGGGCGCATCATACTCCAAGACTCTGGAATCAAAATGGATAACATTCTGCACAAAAGGTAATTTGAAATGCAGTCCGGGCGCGTAGCTTTCCTCGCCCACAGGCTTGCCGAGTTGCAAAACAATGGCTGTCTCGGTCTGATCGACGACAAAAGCACATTGGAGCATAAAAAACACTCCAATCACCAAGGCGGCAATGATGAATTGCATTCTTTTCACTGCGCGCCTCCCTTGGGCTGTGTCACGCCAAGACCTTTCTCCAGTCTGTCAAGAGGCAGGTAGGGTAAAACCCGCTGGCTGGAATCCGAGGACAAAATAACCTTTTCAACCCCCGGACGGGACAAAATTTCTTCCATGGTTTCCAAATACAACCGTTTCGTGGTTATATCCTTTGCCTTTCGATATTCCGTCAGCACAGACAAAAACCGGGCGCTTTCACCCTGGGCCTGCCGGATTTTCGACTCCTTGTAGGCCTTGGCCTCATTGGTGATCGCCGCCACCTCGCCCCGAGTCCGAGGAATGAGGTCATTCTCATAAGCCTCGGCTTCGTTGATAAAACGACTTTTATCTTCCTTGGCGCTGGCCACGTCCTTGAAGGCGTCGATAACCTGCTTGGGGGGATGGACATCTTGAAGCTGGACAGCCACGACTTTAATGCCGCTTCGATAGCTGTCCAAGATCCGCTGCAAAAGGGCCCGCGTGTCATTCTGGATGACCAGTTTGTCCGTGGTCAAGGCCGAGTCGATCTTGTTGTAGCCGATGACCTCGCGCATGGCCGCCTCGGCGGCATCCTTGACTGTTTTTTCCTGATTGGCCACGTTGAACAGATAATCTTGAGCGTTATCAATCAGGAATTGAACAATGAACTGCACATCGACGATGTTTTCATCTCCGGTGAGCATGAGGGATTCCTCGGGCACCAAAC is part of the Deltaproteobacteria bacterium genome and encodes:
- the hflC gene encoding protease modulator HflC — protein: MQFIIAALVIGVFFMLQCAFVVDQTETAIVLQLGKPVGEESYAPGLHFKLPFVQNVIHFDSRVLEYDAPAAEIITKDKKNMVVDNYSRWQIVNPLQFYRTVRNIQGGMSRIDDIVYSQLREALGRYLLTEIVATERSTIMDEVTTKANVLLKDYGIRIIDVRIKRTDLPQENQMAIYGRMQAERERQAKQYRSEGREAAARITTAADRERAVMLAEARREASVERGQGEAEATAIYARALEQDPEFYEFIRTMDAYKKSVQDGTRLILSPENDFFRYLR
- the hflK gene encoding FtsH protease activity modulator HflK, whose amino-acid sequence is MNWDWEKLQEKRQRQSGPIPGPDLGDLGEKVKQFKEIKFPGWKIVVIATLVLWLGSGIYIVEPDEVGVVKRFGAYSRTTEAGPHYRLPFPIESVETPKVTKIQRLEVGFRGSAVSMAGSGGNMRLVPEESLMLTGDENIVDVQFIVQFLIDNAQDYLFNVANQEKTVKDAAEAAMREVIGYNKIDSALTTDKLVIQNDTRALLQRILDSYRSGIKVVAVQLQDVHPPKQVIDAFKDVASAKEDKSRFINEAEAYENDLIPRTRGEVAAITNEAKAYKESKIRQAQGESARFLSVLTEYRKAKDITTKRLYLETMEEILSRPGVEKVILSSDSSQRVLPYLPLDRLEKGLGVTQPKGGAQ